The genomic DNA AAACTTTTGAACACAGTACCAGCCGGCGGTGCGGGGCCAACTTACGTCAGCATCCATCCCTCGGGGAAGTTTCTGTTGGTCGCCAACTATTTTGGTGGCTCCGTTTCGGTGATGCCGATTTTGGAAGACGGTCGTTTGGGCGAGGCGAGCGATACGAAAGTTGACGAAGGACCGATCGGTCCCACCAAAGCGACTCACGCGCCGGAGGGAAGCTTTGCGATCAGCGGTCACGACCGGACGCACGCTCACATGATCGAAGCGGATCCATCGGGGCGGTTTGTCCTGCACGTCGACCTTGGTTTGGACAAGATCTACGTTTGGAAGTTCGATGCGAAAACGGGAACCTTGCACGCGAACGATCCCGCCGGTGTCGACTTGCCGCCAGGCGACGGTCCGCGGCACTTCCACTTCCATCCCGAAGGACGCTGGTTCTATTCGATCCAGGAGGAAGGATCGACGATCGCCCTGTTCGACTACGATCCCGAAGCGGGGCGTTTGACGCCGCGGCAAACGATCTCGACGCTGCCCCCCGGTTTCACGGGCAGCAATTTTTGCTCCGAGATCTTGGTCTCCGCCGACGGACGATTTGTCTACGCCGGGAATCGTCTTCATGACAGTATCGGGATCTTCGCGATCGGCGACGACGGACAACTGAGCTACGTAGGCGAAGAGTGGACGCGGGGCGATTATCCACGCAGCTTCAACTTCGATCCAACCGGAAATTTTTTGTATTGCTGCAACCAGCGAGCCGACCATGTCACTGTCTTCAAGGTCGACAAAAAGACCGGCAAGCTCGACTTCACCGACCAATACGTGCCGGTCGGCAATCCGTCGATGATCAGCTTCTTGGACCTTGCCAAAGTCGAATGAGCTTTGGTTTCGCGCTGCGCAAGGCTGCATGGCGAACGAGGCCAGTTTAGACCGTTTGGTTCCGGTTGAAGAACGTTAGTTGTTGATACAGCATTTCCAGCCGAGGCGAATGGCCGCCGTGGCGTTGCAATTCTCGAAGCGGATTGCCCACGATCGCTTCGACTTCCATCGGCCGACCTCGCTTGAAGTCGATCCGCATGCTGCTGTCGTAGGGGACCATCGCCCGCGTATCGTCCATCATCTTGTCGACAAACGCTTCATCGATCTTCTTGCCGCACTGCATCGCGGCGGCTCGCACGTCGCGGATGATCTGTTCGGCCAGAGCTTCTGATGCAGGATGGTTCATGATCTCGGCTGTCGATGCGTTTAACACGACCGACAGTCCGTTAAACGGAATGTTCCACATCAGCTTTTGCCAGCGGACCTTGATCAGATCGTCGACAGCTTCCGCGGGGATCGACGCCTTTTGTAGATCGGCTTCGATGGCGCGAGTCAGCTCGCGGATCGGTTGCACCGAGCCATCGGCACGGTATTCACCAAACGCGATCCGGCCGTAATCGATATGATCAATGTGTCCCGGACCGACTTTGTTGCTGCACAAGAAACAGCAGCCGCCCAGAACGCGATCAGGTCCGACGACGGCGACCGCATCGGATTCGACGTGCAATCCGTTTTGCAGCACCAGCACCACCCCGCCGTCACGCGTCGTGGAAGCCAAAATATCGGCCAGTTGTTCATTGGCCGTCGTCTTGATCGCCACGATCGTGACGTCGCAGGCCGGCATCTCGGCGGCGCTGCGGTAGGCGTTGACCCGCGGCAAATGGAAGTCGCCGTTTTTCGAATCGATTCGCAATCCGTGCTGCTGCACGTGATCGAAGTCCGATCGCAACAGGAAGTGAACGTCCAGCCCGGCGCGAACCATCAGACCGCCGTAGTATCCGCCGAGCGCTCCGGTACCGATGATCGCATAACTTCGCTTCGACGACATTCCATTGCTCGCTTCTAAGTTCAGTTCCGATGGTCGCCTTTCACGGAGCGAAAGGCGACGCACCTAGCCCGCGACTATTTGACCCAACGCTGATCGGCGAAGTCCATGTAGGAGTTCCAGTCGAAGTCGGTGACGGTGTGCTTGCCGGTTCGAACGTGATACCCCAGCGTGTGCATGATCGGCTTGTTGATCGGTGGCATTTCGGTTTCGCCGCCGATTCCGTCGGTTCCCAGCAGTTGGTAGACAGGTGCGGCATGCACGGCCGACAAGAACTCGCCGCGCGGGTCCGCCCACGTATCCTCTTCGGCACTGGCGATGTAGACGCTACGCGGAGCTATCAATGCGACAAGCTGATGCTGGTCGACGGGGCACGCTCCTTCGTTGTCGTTGTATTTCGTGTAGTTGTCGCAAAACCAATGCGGGAAGCTTGTGTTGATCCGAGCAACCGTTTCGCCAAACGCACGGCGGCTGAGCGCCGCTCCGCCGCATCCCGAATCGTTGGAGATCGTGATCGAAAACCGCGGATCGGTTGCACCGGCCCACAACGATGTCTTGCCTAGACGCGAGTGGCCGAAGACAGCGACCCGTTTTGCGTCGATCTCACTATCGGTTTCCAGGTAGTCCATCGCTCGGCTCAATCCCCAAGCCCAAGTTGCGATCGATCCCCAGCCATCTTTGGCGGGCGGATCATACAAAGCGTGGACACCGTTCTTGAAACCGTCGTCGAAATCGGGGTCGATATCGCCGTAATAGATCGCCGCCAATCCGTAGCCGCGATCGATGATCGACTCCACGGGCCAGCGGCTCGCCGACGCTCCGCGACTCGCTTCGGTCGCCCGATTGTCGACGACTCCCTTCTCTTTGCTCGAACGCATCCAACTCTCAGACAACACGATCGCCGGGTCGTCGGAGATCGAATGATTGCCAAAGAAATTGAGGGTCAGGAAAGTCGGAACCGGCTGCTTGGCGTCGACCAGTTTCTTGGGCAGGTAGATCAGAATATCCATCGCCACCGTTTCATCGGCATCGAAGAAGACGCGAACCTGTTTCCGCGTTGCCTTGCCGTTGATCGCATCGTCGCTCTGCTCGATGACTTTGAAGTGCAACCCTTCCGGTTTGCCTGGCGCCTTGCCATAAACTTCTTGCAGGAACAAGTCCATGATCTCAGCGCGACGCTTAGGCCATTGGTCGGCCGAAGTGACGGGAGTGCCATCGGCCATCACCAGCGGATCGGGGAGCGTGTAGGCCGGAACTTTCGCTTCGTCGTAATTGTAGCCGGCGGGCTGTGCCGACAGCATCGCTGTTGGAAGCGTCAACGCGAGGCAGAGCGTTGCGATTTGCAGAGTCGTGGATTTTGCGGTGGTAGGCATCGATGCGGGATCTCCAAGAAGGGAATTTCAGTCCCACATGATGCTCGGTATCCCCAGGCGATGCAAGTCGCGGGGCGTTCGCAGCGCTACGCCTTCGCCGGCGGCCAATCTTGGATCTCCGCCACCTCGCGATTTGAATTGGCCTCCGCATCGCGTGCCACGTGAATCATCCACTTGCCGCCAAAGCCGTCGATGCTCCAAAGACCCTGCAACGTCCCTTCCCCATCAAACGAACCGGGGTAATCGACGCGGTGCGAGCCCAGGTAATGCTTGACCAGCAGCGCTCGTTCGCCTTGCAATTGCCCGCTCAACGTAAAAGCTCCCACGATGTCGCGGCCGCTGCCCGACACCTGGCCTTCGTGGAACGCGATCTGTAAATCTTCCATCGGCTGGCGGCCCAACCCCTGTTGTTCCCACCAGCCCTCGCAGCGCAGCTTACTCATCGTTCGTAAAACCTCAAATCTATGGATAACGAGGACGCCTCAGACGCCCGCGACTATTATCACGTCGGCGGCTTGAAAGCCAAGTTTTTCGCGGATTGAATCTGCAGAGACAATTGAAGTTGCTGCGACCTGGGCGATCGCGATCCGACGCGGAAACCGATTTTCCTCCGCGACGCAGACGTGGTTTTGGCGAGCGATTAAACTGAGGGCCTTGAACTACCCTCCCCCAACTACACTCAAACTGAATTTTTTGGAGACCCGATCGATGATTCGATTGTTCTGTTGTTTCAGCCTTGTCGCTTCGATGGCGATGTTGGCGGTTGCCGAACCGGCTCGCTTGTTGATGGTCACGCAGAGCGCTGGCTACCGCCACGGTCCGGTCAAACGCGAGAAGATGCCGCTGTCACCGGCCGAACGGGCCATCACCGAATTGGGTGTGTCCACCGGCCTGTTCCGCGCCGATTGCACGCAGGATGTCGCCGCCGACTTTACGAAAGAGAAACTCCAGCATTACGATCTCGTTCTGTTCTACACCACCGGCGACCTGCCGATCGCCGAAGAGGACCTCGACTACTTCTTTAACGACTGGTTGAAGCAGAAGGGGCACGGCTTTATCGGAACGCACTCTGCCGCCGATACGTTTCACAACTATAAGCCCTACTGGGACATGATCGGTGGCACCTTCAACGGGCATCCGTGGGGAGCGGGATCGACAGTCACGATTAAGGTTCACGATCAAGAACATCCGGCCAGCAAGCCCTGGGGCGAAGAGGTGACGCTAAAGGATGAGATCTATTGCTTTAAAAATTGGCAGCCCGAGAAGGTCCGCGTGCTGATGAGCCTGAACATGGCCAAGACCGAATTGAAAGAACCGTACCACGTCCCCGTGTTGTGGGTGAAGGAATATGGCGATGGCAAAGCGATGCACATGAGCCTCGGGCATCGCGAAGACGTCTGGACCAACGAGACCTATCTCGCGTCGCTGTTGGGCGGGATGAAGTGGATGTTGGGCCAAGAGCCGGGCGACGCGACGCCGAACCCCGAACTCTCGGCGGCTCAGGAATTAAAAGCCAAAGCGGACACCGAAGCTGCGAAGAAATAACGCTTCGTCTTTCGTTCAATTCGACGTGGCCGCGGCCGCGTCGATGAAGGACGTGTCGATTCCCAAATCGTTTAACAACAGCCGACTCGAGATTCGACTCGACTCGTAGATCACCGGCAGCCCGCTGCCGGGATGCGTGCCGCCGCCGACAAGGTAGACGCCGTCGAGTTCCTCGAACCGGTTCTGTGGGCGGCGATGCAACATCTGCCCCAGGTTGTGAGCCAGATTAAACGTCGCCCCGCGATAGATCTTATGCTCTCCCGACCAGTCCGCTGGCGTGACGATCTTTTCATAGACGATCCGGTCGCGCAGATCGGGCAGCCCGATTTGCGACAGGCGATCGAGCGTCAGTTCGCGGAATCGCGGCGTCTCTTTTGCCCAGTCGATGTTCGGATGCTCGTGACTTACGGGGACCAGAACGTACAGCGAGCGATGTCCCTCGGGTGCCAGCGTCGGGTCGGTCACGCCGGGGTTCTGGACATAAAAGGAAGGATCGTCGGACAGCCGGTGGTCGATCTCGATGTCGCGGAGATTTTGTTGGTAGTCGCGTGCGATGTGGATGTTGTGGTGAGCCAGTCCGTCGATCTCGCCTCGCACGCCCAGATACATCATGAAGGTGGAGCAGGAGTATTTTTTGCCGGCCAGCTTTTTGTCGGCCCACCGTCGCCGCAGCGTGTTGGGGACCAGGTCGCGCATCGCCGCGGCGAAGTCGGCGTTGATTACGATCGCATCGGCGGCGATCGATTCGGTCGCGGTTTGCACTCCGGTCACCCGCCGTCCCGAAAACTGCAGTCCCGTGACCGGCTGGTTCAAGCGAATTTGCACGCCCATCGCCTGGGCGATCTCCGCCATCCGCTCGCTAACCGCCGCGCAACCACCGATCGGATGATGGACTCCGTATTCGTATTCGAGGAACGAAAGGATGCTGAACAGACTCGGGCAGCGAAACGGCGACATCCCCAGATACTTTGCCTGAAATGACAGCGCGATCACCATCCGTGGATCGCTGAAATATCGCTCCAGTTCCGACCCCAGCGACGTCAACGGATGCAACAGCGGGAAGGCCTTTAATACGTCGGGACGCAACAGGTCAAGCGGCGAGCTGAACGGAGACTCGAGGATCGGGCGGAACCGCGCCAGCTTGACGCGATTGTCGTCCAGGTACTTTTTCAACTTGCCGGCATCTTCTGGTGCAAACTGGCGAATCTGGCGATCCATCGCTTCGAGATCGTTCGACGCGTCGAGCTGTCCCCCTTGGCCAAAGGTCAGTCGATATTGAGTCTCCAGTCGTCGCATCGGCACCTCGGTGTCGAGGTCGCGGCCGACCGAAGCGAAGATCTCGCGCAGCACGCGCGGGTACAGGAAGAAGGTCGGTCCCAGATCGAAGCGGAACCGATCGGCCTCGATCGCCGAGGTCCTTCCGCCAACTTGGCCGCGGCGCTCGACAACCGTCACGTTCAGTCCGGCAGCAGCCAATTGCATCGCCGTCGCCAGACCGCCCGGCCCGGCACCGATAATCACAACGTTTCGCTTCACGAAATTCCTTGTTAACGCAGCCGCACTCGATAGCTTTCCATTTTCGTCCGCGTTGGACGCCAGCTCCTGTTGCCACCCCGTCGGACCGCGTCTCCCGGCCGAGCCCGCTTCCATTGGTGCAAGCGTCCAGCGGGCCAAACCGCGGCGGGCCCAACTTCGACGACAAGCGTAAGTCAATTGGGCGGAAGAGGATACACCCATTGCGGCGGAACAAACTTGTTCGAATCGGCGTTGCCTTGGGAGGAAAACAAGCTAGAATTCGGGCGTGACGCAAGCGAGCGTGTTGCGGGAGCGATCCCGTGGCGGCAGAGCTGCGTCACGGTTGGAACGCAGTTTTTGTGATTGCGGTTTGACCATCCAAGAGGTCCTCTGAGAAGGGGGCGATCTGGATTCGACCGGATGAATAGAAGCGCGTGCTCGCGTGTCGTGGTTGATCAGTTGGCCACGTAAAAAGCTGATCACAATTTTTAGTTGCAGACGAAAGTTTCGCACTGGCCGCCTAAGAACAGGTAGCCCGGATCTTTAGATGACCGCCAGAGTCGTCTTCTGTATCCGTCACAATTCTGGATCGCTCGCCGTCCTACTCGAGACGCGGAGAGTTAAACAAGATTCGAGTTAGCGAACCGGGGAGCCTGTCAGGCAGCGCCTTGGTAAGCGAATAGTCTTCCTCGAGGAGACATAAATAGTTTGACTACACACGTAGACGGTGCCGTGGATGCATCGCGGGACGCGGGTTCAATTCCCGCCGCCTCCACTAAAGCCACTTTGCGATTCGTCGCAAAGTGGCTTTTTTATTGGACTTGCGGCTGATCCCTTGGCGTGACGGCTTTATTCTCGGTAGCATGTGTCAGATACCGTGTCAGATACGGGCACGGTTTGTGTCAGATAGCGAATTCTGGCAGTTTGGCAATTTGCACCGGAGGCCCCCCATGCCCATCCGAAAAAGGATACTCAAGCCCGATTCTCAGGGGCGTTATCGCCCATATCTCGGATATCGAATTGATGGCAAGCAGCCAAGGTTCAACCTCGGCACAGACAAAGCTCAAGCTCACCGCCGCATGAATCGGTTATTCGAACTGTGGGACGAAAACGTGGCCGTCAACGGCGAGGACGTTTGGTCTCCTCTTGCCCTCGACTTCGCTCAAGATGTGGCCAAAGGGAAACGTCAAATCGAGTACCCCTTCCAGTCGCATTTTCTTGAAGCCGACGATCCTGCTGCCGAGTATGCGCAGATGCTTGAGGTCGAACGCCAGCGTTTTCCGTCCTTGGATCTTGTACCAACCAATCTTCAAATCTACGCAACTGGATGCGAAAGCAACGAGCAGCTTGTGGCCGATGAAGTGCGTCAACTTCAGGATCGGCTCAAAGAACTGGGAGCTTTGCCACCCATAGTCAAACTGCCTCAGAAGCTCATTGCGGGAACATTGCATGAAGCGTTGGATCGATACGCTGAGGACGATGTGAAGTCCCGCAATATATGGCCGGAATCAAAGCGATTGAAACAAAGCGGTCATCGGAGGCTGGAAATGATAGACCGGTTCAAGGAGCGGCACGACGATCTTCCGCTTTCCTTGTTAGGTCGAGATGCGTGTAAAGACATGCTTCGTTTCTGGTGCCAACGTCCGCCAGTCAAGAATCGCAAGTCGGGAAAGTTCGACGGGCCGCCAATTGCGGTCAGCACGGCTCGGCACCACCGCAAGGAATTGGATCGCTTTTTCAAATGGCTCGATTCAAGCGATGAGTTTGCATGGAAATTGCCAAGGGGATTCACAACGCTTGACAGGGCTATCAGCCCAACTGAAGAGGAGTTTGCCCAGAGGCTATCGGTTGTGCAAAAAGACGTGTACTCAGTTCAGGAGCTTGCTGAACTCAATCGTAATGCGACCGTGCTTGAGCGTTTGTTCTTGTTCATCGGACTGAATTGCGGAATGGGGGCAGCAGAACTTGGGCGGCTCAAGTCTCAGGACATCTTGTTGTTTCATAAACATGAGTTTCAAGACCGGCTGGGTTTTGAATCCACGAGTCGAGATTCATTTATCCGCTACCTGCGTCCCAAAACAAGTGTCTTCGGTGAATGGTTACTGTGGCCTGAGACCGTCCAGCTAGTCCAGTGGGGACTTGAGCGATCTCGCCAAATTGGGAGCGAGCTAATTTTTGTCTCGGAAAAAGGTACGCCGTGGTACAACGTGCAACACAACAAGAACCCTCAAGCAAAATTCACAAACACCTTCAATCGGTTGATCAAGCGAGTTCAAAAGAGCGATCCTGAATTCCGAAGGCTTGCATTCGGCACATTGCGAGACACTTTGCCGAACATTCTTAGGATTCGCCATTCAAGCGAAATGGCTTCCCTCTGCTTGGCCCACGGGAGCACTTATCGAGGCGACAAACTCATCGACTGCTATACGAACAAGCCCTTCGGTAGATTTCACGACCTGATGCGGTCAGCCCGAAATCACCTCGAACCAGTTTTTCAGGCATCGCCTGAAGATCCCACCGCTGCCCCCATTCAGCAATATATTCCGCTCAATGTACGTCGCAAGATTCAAGAGATGCTTGATTCCAA from Rosistilla carotiformis includes the following:
- a CDS encoding helix-turn-helix domain-containing protein; the encoded protein is MPIRKRILKPDSQGRYRPYLGYRIDGKQPRFNLGTDKAQAHRRMNRLFELWDENVAVNGEDVWSPLALDFAQDVAKGKRQIEYPFQSHFLEADDPAAEYAQMLEVERQRFPSLDLVPTNLQIYATGCESNEQLVADEVRQLQDRLKELGALPPIVKLPQKLIAGTLHEALDRYAEDDVKSRNIWPESKRLKQSGHRRLEMIDRFKERHDDLPLSLLGRDACKDMLRFWCQRPPVKNRKSGKFDGPPIAVSTARHHRKELDRFFKWLDSSDEFAWKLPRGFTTLDRAISPTEEEFAQRLSVVQKDVYSVQELAELNRNATVLERLFLFIGLNCGMGAAELGRLKSQDILLFHKHEFQDRLGFESTSRDSFIRYLRPKTSVFGEWLLWPETVQLVQWGLERSRQIGSELIFVSEKGTPWYNVQHNKNPQAKFTNTFNRLIKRVQKSDPEFRRLAFGTLRDTLPNILRIRHSSEMASLCLAHGSTYRGDKLIDCYTNKPFGRFHDLMRSARNHLEPVFQASPEDPTAAPIQQYIPLNVRRKIQEMLDSKTPASKIATECGVSAATVYREKERISQ
- a CDS encoding phytoene desaturase, which translates into the protein MKRNVVIIGAGPGGLATAMQLAAAGLNVTVVERRGQVGGRTSAIEADRFRFDLGPTFFLYPRVLREIFASVGRDLDTEVPMRRLETQYRLTFGQGGQLDASNDLEAMDRQIRQFAPEDAGKLKKYLDDNRVKLARFRPILESPFSSPLDLLRPDVLKAFPLLHPLTSLGSELERYFSDPRMVIALSFQAKYLGMSPFRCPSLFSILSFLEYEYGVHHPIGGCAAVSERMAEIAQAMGVQIRLNQPVTGLQFSGRRVTGVQTATESIAADAIVINADFAAAMRDLVPNTLRRRWADKKLAGKKYSCSTFMMYLGVRGEIDGLAHHNIHIARDYQQNLRDIEIDHRLSDDPSFYVQNPGVTDPTLAPEGHRSLYVLVPVSHEHPNIDWAKETPRFRELTLDRLSQIGLPDLRDRIVYEKIVTPADWSGEHKIYRGATFNLAHNLGQMLHRRPQNRFEELDGVYLVGGGTHPGSGLPVIYESSRISSRLLLNDLGIDTSFIDAAAATSN
- a CDS encoding ThuA domain-containing protein encodes the protein MIRLFCCFSLVASMAMLAVAEPARLLMVTQSAGYRHGPVKREKMPLSPAERAITELGVSTGLFRADCTQDVAADFTKEKLQHYDLVLFYTTGDLPIAEEDLDYFFNDWLKQKGHGFIGTHSAADTFHNYKPYWDMIGGTFNGHPWGAGSTVTIKVHDQEHPASKPWGEEVTLKDEIYCFKNWQPEKVRVLMSLNMAKTELKEPYHVPVLWVKEYGDGKAMHMSLGHREDVWTNETYLASLLGGMKWMLGQEPGDATPNPELSAAQELKAKADTEAAKK
- a CDS encoding alpha/beta hydrolase family protein, whose protein sequence is MPTTAKSTTLQIATLCLALTLPTAMLSAQPAGYNYDEAKVPAYTLPDPLVMADGTPVTSADQWPKRRAEIMDLFLQEVYGKAPGKPEGLHFKVIEQSDDAINGKATRKQVRVFFDADETVAMDILIYLPKKLVDAKQPVPTFLTLNFFGNHSISDDPAIVLSESWMRSSKEKGVVDNRATEASRGASASRWPVESIIDRGYGLAAIYYGDIDPDFDDGFKNGVHALYDPPAKDGWGSIATWAWGLSRAMDYLETDSEIDAKRVAVFGHSRLGKTSLWAGATDPRFSITISNDSGCGGAALSRRAFGETVARINTSFPHWFCDNYTKYNDNEGACPVDQHQLVALIAPRSVYIASAEEDTWADPRGEFLSAVHAAPVYQLLGTDGIGGETEMPPINKPIMHTLGYHVRTGKHTVTDFDWNSYMDFADQRWVK
- a CDS encoding lactonase family protein, coding for MTHSAPTRRRFLQTSMALAGALPMAGGLQAADPAATERPLMAYVGTFSSPLKDMLPTQVDLPPGNGRGIHTFRVDRETGALTAAGDYPLGTSPSCLVVNEAGTRLYSANETDRVGADKQGTVSAFAIDPADGQLKLLNTVPAGGAGPTYVSIHPSGKFLLVANYFGGSVSVMPILEDGRLGEASDTKVDEGPIGPTKATHAPEGSFAISGHDRTHAHMIEADPSGRFVLHVDLGLDKIYVWKFDAKTGTLHANDPAGVDLPPGDGPRHFHFHPEGRWFYSIQEEGSTIALFDYDPEAGRLTPRQTISTLPPGFTGSNFCSEILVSADGRFVYAGNRLHDSIGIFAIGDDGQLSYVGEEWTRGDYPRSFNFDPTGNFLYCCNQRADHVTVFKVDKKTGKLDFTDQYVPVGNPSMISFLDLAKVE
- a CDS encoding putative 2-dehydropantoate 2-reductase → MSSKRSYAIIGTGALGGYYGGLMVRAGLDVHFLLRSDFDHVQQHGLRIDSKNGDFHLPRVNAYRSAAEMPACDVTIVAIKTTANEQLADILASTTRDGGVVLVLQNGLHVESDAVAVVGPDRVLGGCCFLCSNKVGPGHIDHIDYGRIAFGEYRADGSVQPIRELTRAIEADLQKASIPAEAVDDLIKVRWQKLMWNIPFNGLSVVLNASTAEIMNHPASEALAEQIIRDVRAAAMQCGKKIDEAFVDKMMDDTRAMVPYDSSMRIDFKRGRPMEVEAIVGNPLRELQRHGGHSPRLEMLYQQLTFFNRNQTV